Genomic window (Etheostoma spectabile isolate EspeVRDwgs_2016 unplaced genomic scaffold, UIUC_Espe_1.0 scaffold00009035, whole genome shotgun sequence):
gaaaagatcgtagATGGGGTACACCTAATACAAGAACAGGACAGtcaagtttaggaaaagatcgtagATGGGGTACACCCAGTACAAAAACAGGACAGTTAAGTTCAGGAAAAGATGATAGATGGGGTACACCCAGTACAAAAACAcgatggttaagtttaggaaaagatcgtagATGGGGTACACCCAgtacaagaacaggacagttaagtttaggaaaagatcgtagATGGGGTACACCCAGTACAAAAACTggaaagttaagtttaggaaaagatcgtagATGGGGTACACCCAgtacaagaacaggacagtcaagtttaggaaaagatcgtagATGGGGTACACCCAGTACAAAAACAGGACAGTTAAGTTCAGGAAAAGATGATAGATGGGGTACACCCAGTACAAAAACAcgatggttaagtttaggaaaagatcgtagATGGGTACACCCAgtacaagaacaggacagttaagtttaggaaaatcGTAGATGGGGTACACCCAgtacaagaacaggacagttagtTTAGAAAAGATCGTAGATGGGTACATCCAGTACAAAACTggaaagttaagtttaggaaaagatcgtagATGGGGTACACACAGTACAAGAAggaaagttaagtttaggaaaagatcgtagATGGGGTACACCCAGTACAAAAacaggacagttaagtttaggaaaagatcgtagATGGGGCACACCCAgtacaagaacaggacagttaagtttaggaaaagatcatagATGGGGTACACCCAGTAAAAAAACTggaaagttaagtttaggaaaagatcctGGATGGGGTACACCCAgtacaagaacaggacagttaagtttaggaaaaggtcGTGGATGGGGTACACCCAGTACAAACagaacaggacagttaagtttaggaaaagatcatagATGGGGTACACCCAGTACAAAACTggaaagttaagtttaggaaaagattgtagATGGGGTACACACAGtacagaacaggacagttaagtttaggaaaagatcgtagATGGGGTACATCCAGTACAGGAACAGGACAGTTAAGTTCAGGAAAAGATGATAGATGGGGTACACCCAGTACAAAACacgatagttaagtttaggaaaagatcgtagATGGGTACACCCAGTACAAGAACAGACAGTTAAGTTCAGGAAAGATGATAGATGGGTACACCCAGTACAAAACAcaatagttaagtttaggaaaagatcgtagATGGGGTACACCCAGTAtaagaacaggacagttaagtttaggaaaagatcgtaATGGGTACACCCATACAAGAAcagacagttaagtttaggaaaagatcgtagATGGGgtacacacagtacaaaaaCAGGAAAGTTAAGTTAGGAAAAGATCGTAGATGgggtacacacagtacacaaacaggacagttaagtttaggaaagaTCGTAGATGGGGTACATCCAgtacaagaacaggacagttaagtTCAGGAAAAGATCCTGGATGGGGTACACCCGTACAAGacaggacagttaagtttaggaaaagatcctAGATGGGGTACACCCAgtacaagaacaggacagttaagtttaggaaaagatcgtagATGGGGTACACCCAGTACAAAAacaggacagttaagtttaggaaaagatcgtagATGGGGTACACACAGTACAAAacaggacagttaagtttaggaaaagatcgtagATGGGGTACACCCAgtacaagaacaggacagttaagtttaggaaaagatcgtagATGGGGTACACCCAgtacaagaacaggacagttaagtttaggaaaagatcgtagATGGGGTACACCCAGTACAAAAACAGGACAGTTAAGTTCAGGAAAAGATGATAGATGGGGTACACCCAGTACAAAAACacgatagttaagtttaggaaaagatcgtagATGGGGTACACCCAgtacaagaacaggacagttaagtttaggaaaagatcgtagATGGGGTACACCCAgtacaagaacaggacagttaagtttaggaaaagatcgtagATGGGGTACACCCAGTACAAAAacaggacagttaagtttaggaaaagatcgtagATGGGGTACACCCAgtacaagaacaggacagttaagtttaggaaaagatcgtggATGGGGTACACCCAGTACAAAAacaggacagttaagtttaggaaaagatcgtagATGGGGTACACCCAGTACAAAAacaggacagttaagtttaggaaaagatcgtagATGGGGTACACCCAGTAAAAAAACTggaaagttaagtttaggaaaagatcctGGATGGGGTACACCCAgtacaagaacaggacagttaagtttaggaaaagatcgtagATGGGGTACACCCAGTACAAAacaggacagttaagtttaggaaaagatcgtagATGGGGTACACCCAGTACAAAAacaggacagttaagtttaggaaaaggtcGTGGATGGGGTACACACAGTACAAGAACAAGACAGTTAAGTTCAGGAAAAGATTGTGAGAGGGATTGTAAAATGTTGCTTCTAAgacacgcgggacaagaacgggacgtGAACCCCGGTCTCCAGGGTGAAAATCCTGTTTTGCGTTGTTTTTCTTTAGATTATTGTTTTGAGCATTTTTtagcctttatttgacaggacagatgaagacatgacaTAAACATGACATGAAAACTAGGGAGGTCCTTGGGTGGGACCACTTTGAAACTGACCAATCAGAAGAGGGCCATGCCTTCTTGGTTTCCacccccaaaatgtcaaaagtccGTTtcctgagagtgtgtgtgcccTGTCCTCCTGCAGGTGCGTGGGTGCTGCTTTCTGAGCCTGCTGCCTGGTTTTAGACGTGCAGGTGCCATCCTAACCCTCACGCTATGTTCAGTTTTACGCTTTCAATTGTTGAACTAGTGCATTAAGAGTGATATCTGCCCTTGAGAAATGATATAATCTGTTGTGGAGCATATTTGTTTGTGCTGCTGAGACGTGATGTGTCACATGTAATGGGTGTGTAGACAGAGCTCATGTACAGGATATAAGTGTTGACCTGCCTCACAGACCAGCTCTGATCACATGGACCCAGCACAGACCCTAGACCTGCTACCTGGACCTGGACGATTTTAGATTTCTCATCTGAACTCAACAGGCATGTCTGCTGACGCTGGATCTCAGTTGCCGTGGGAATACAATCTGTAAGAAATTCATTGTGCTCAACAGGTGTCTTAATTGCTTTGCGAACATGTCATATGCAAATCAGTCTGTGACCAATGTCAGTGCTGAGCAGCAGTATCAGGGCTTACTGGAGAGGTTGATATTCTCCACCGTGACCACCGTGCCgtgctgtgtgtttctcttCCTTAACGGGACCATGTTGTTCACCTTGAGGAGTAAAACTGTGTTTTGTGAGACCTCCCGTTACATTCTGCTGTTTAACCTCCTTTTTGCAGACACCGTACAGATGTCTCTGAGCCAGTTACTTTACATCCTGGCAGCTGTCGGACTAAGGCTGACGTATCCTTTATGTGGAGTTCTCACCATGCTGTCTGATCTCACTAATGAGATCTCTCCCCTCACCCTGGTGGTGATGTCTGTGGAGAGATACGTAGCTGTGTGCTACCCACTGAGGCACTCCACCCTCGTCACCATCAGGAACACAGTGGTGGCCATCGTTGGGGTTTGGGTCTTCAGTTCTCTAAATGTCCTCACTAAAGTCATTCTCCTGTTAGATTTCCCATTTAAAGACCTGGAGAGCCTGCAGATGAGAGATTATTGCTCTGGCATAGCCATGTTCCTGGGCCCGATGTCTGATAGTTATAACAAAGCGTACACTTGTGTTCTGTTTGTGTCAGCGGGGGTGGCGGTGACGTCCTCCTACATCGGTGTGACGATAGCAGCCAGGTCCGCCTCCACGGACAAAGCTTCAGCCCGAAGGGCTCGTAACACCCTGCTGCTGCACCTGGTGCAGCTGGGCCTCAGCCTCTCCTTCTCCATCTACAACCCCTTACTCACAGCTCTGTACAGGGTCGCGGCGAGGATCGTGTTCGTGCGAGCCCAGAACGTGTTGTACGTGTTGATGTGCATCTTGCCCAGGTGTCTGAGCTCTCTCATCTACGGCATCAGAGACCAGACCATCAGACCGGTCCTCATGGACCAGCTCTGCTGTCGACTGAGACGCTCGGTCGTCCCAGCcaagatggagagatagagagatggagagatggatagagagatggagagatagagagatggagagatagaggagggagagatagagagatggagagatggagagataaagagatggagagaaggaggatggatagagagatggagagatggagagaaggagggatgtatagagagatggagagatagagagagagagggagagatagagagatggagggataagggatagagagagagagagaggagagagagagatggagagataagagatggagagatggagagatggatagagagatagagagatggagagaaggagggatggatagagagatagagagatggagagatggagggattatagagagatggagagatagagagagagagggagagatagagagatggagggataaagggatagagagagagatggagagataagagatggagagatggatagagagatggagagatggagagagggagagatagagagatggagggataagggatagagagagagagagagagagagagagatggagaataaagagatggagagatggatagagagatggagagatagagagatggagagatggagggagagatagagagatggatagatggatagatggagagatggagagatagagggaggagagatagagagatggagagatggagggagggagagatggagagatggagagatagaggaaggagagatggagagatggagagatggagggagggagagatagagagatggagagatggatagatggatagatggagagatggagagatagagggaaggagagatagagagatggagagatggagggagggagagatagatagatggatggatagaattttaggcatccagtagcaagacaacgataacacaacaaacacataaacacacatatacacaaatacacacatatacacacacatgaaatCCGTGAGAAATGTGATGACCGTGATGAGGTGAGCTACTCGTCTCACTAGTGTAACGATGCAAAAGTGaccagtgcagtagatcatgattaaatattaactatgaTTATAAAATATGAACATAATAACCTCACTGACATTGTTAATGTAGTCTTAACCCAAGAAAACGCAAATCCTTAATTTAACAAGAAAGAAAACCCCCGTAGTTTCCCAGTAGTATTTCTCAAAGCTGGACCCTGATTTTATGTATTAATGTCATAAAGTGAGTCATGTGGACAAATATCATCGACACTGGTCCAGTGAGGAAGAACGCAATCATATGCAAACGCTCTTTAACCTTTAATTCCCCAGGTCTACGTCTCATTTCAGCAGTCGGGACCCTGAACGCACCGTTTAATTCCCCAGGTCTACGTCTCATTTCAGCAGTCGGGACCCTGAACGCACCGTTTAGTTCCCCAGGTCTATGTCTCATTTCAGCAGTCGGGACCCTGAACGCACCGTTTAGTTCCCCAGGTCTATGTCTCATTTCAGCAGTCGGACCCTGAACACACCCTTTAGTTCCCCAGGTCTATGTCTCATTTCAGCAGTCGGACCCTGAACGCACCGTTTAATTCCCCAGGTCTACGTCTCATTTCAGCAGTCGGGACCCTGAACGCACCGTTTAGTTCCCCAGGTCTATGTCTCATTTCAGCAGTCGGGACCCTGAACGCACCGTTTAGTTCCCCAGGTCTATGTCTCATTTCAGCAGTCGGGACCCTGAACGCACCGTTTAGTTCCCCAGGTCTATGTCTCATTTCAGCAGTCGGGACCCTGAACGCACCCTGTGTGCGCTTTGTTGTGCACctctgttgtgttgttgttgttgttgttgttaccggagttgtgtgtaaattgtgtacagtgtgtaaattgtaatttccactTGTGGGATTAATGAAGTATATATTATTGTtctttattattaatacttCTTTGTCATTTTATAACCCTACTGTAACCCTATTGTAACTACAGGGGCTTGAgaaagatccccccccccccccccaggctaaagttgattaaaagaggaataaaaatatcatcttttggaaattgatcttagtTTGATCTTAatttgatcttaatgccttaatcaCATGGAGTAGGAAAAGTAGGTCTGTGCacctctgttgttttttgctcattcaaatttgtgtgtgtgtgtgtggtgttgtgtgtgtgtgtgtgtgtgtgtgtgtgtgtgtgtgtgtgtgtgtgtgtgttgtgtgtgttttgtgtgttctgtGGTTGCTCATTTCGTTGTAAAGCAGCTTCCTTCTCTCTATGAGAGTTGATGATAAAGTCTTCAGCTGGTCTGGTCTCACGCTGCACTCATCTGGCTGCAGGAGATAGGACCTGCCCCCGTCCCTGGCCCCCCAAGCTGCCCCCGTCCCTGGCCCCCCAAGCTTCCCCCGTCTCTGGTTCCCCAAGCTGCCCCCGTCCCTGGTCCCCCAAGCTGCCCCCGTCCCTGCCCCCCAAGCTGCCCCCGTCCCTGGCCCCCCAAGCTGCCCCCGTCCCTGGCCCCCCAAGCTGCCCCCGTCTCTGGTTCCCCAAGCTGCCCCCGTCCCTGGCCCCCAAGCTTCCCCGTCTCTGGTTCCCCAAGCTGCCCCCGTCCCTGGTCCCCCAAGCTGCCCCCGTCCCTGGCCCCCCAAGCTGCCCCCGTCCCTGGCCCCCCAAGCTGCCCCCGTCTCTGGTTCCCCATACCCAACACCGCCAACTACATCCAAAACACGCCTTTGATCACACTTACCCTGTGgactctggtcctaccagactctggtcctaccagactctggtccattagcctggtcctaccaacTCTGGTCCTACCGACTCCGGTCcactagcccggtcctaccagactctggtcctaccagactccggtccattagcctggtcctaccagactccggTCCAttacctggtcctaccagactctggtcctaccagactccggtccactagcccggtcctaccagactctggtcctaccagactccggtccattagcctggtcctaccagactctggtcctaccagactccggTCCACTagccggtcctaccagactccggtccactagcccggtcctaccagactctggtccattagcctggtcctaccagactccgtccattagcctggtcctaccagactccggTCCATTagctggtcctaccagactctggtcctaccagactccggtccactagcccggtcctaccagactccggTCCACTAGCacgtcctaccagactctggtccattagcctggtcctaccagactccgtccattagcctggtcctaccagactccggtccattagcctggtcctacagactctggtcctaccagactccggtccactagcccggtcctaccagactctggtccattagcctggtcctaccagactccggtccattagcctggtcctaccagactctggtcctaccagactccggTCCACTAGCccgtcctaccagactctggtcctaccagactccggtccattagcctggtcctaccagactccggtccattagcctggtcctaccagactctggtcctaccagactccggtccactagcccggtcctaccagactccggtccactagcctggtcctaccagactctggtcctaccagactccggtccactagcccggtcctaccagactctggtccactagcccggtcctaccagactctggtccattagcctggtcctaccagactccggtccattagcctggtcctaccagactctggtccattagtctggtcctaccagactccggtccattagcctggtcctaccagactccggtccattagcctggtcctaccagactccggtccactagcccggtcctaccagactccggtccactagcccggtcctaccagactctggtccactagcccggttctaccagactctggtccactagcccggttctaccagactctggtccactagcccggttctaccagactctggtccactagcctggATATATCTGGATATAGTTATAGTTTTCTTATTTGTTACACAAAATATATGTCAATTTCAATTTGGGAATAGTTTAAAACATGGTCTTGAATTTGAAATCTTTGATTTATGAATATGAAACTTCcctagtaaaataaaaagattaacaatattACATACGTTTCTAtatttacattcaaaatatgtaataacatGTTTCCATTCGAgtgattgtgttgtttttgtggaaacccAGAAGGCCCCAATGCAGTGCTACGGACGTTGTCGTCATGACGTAAGACGTATGTAAGTGCGTCATGACGTGACTTTTCCCTCCTCGTTGACAAAGCTATCCGGCTATGCCGATGTTTCGCTAAAGACTCTGTTATCGATCAGCATTTTGAACTCCGTGGACAGTTGGAGGGAGGTCGACGAAGAAACGGACATCCACAACAACGGTGTTAGAGGTAAAAGTTCGCGAAAGTAACAGTTGTTCtttgtctgtcttcttcttttgttttgctAACGTTTACACGGCAGTTAGCGGCGGAGCTAGCTAGCGAAGCTAAGGTTAGcacgctaacgttagcttgacGCACGTAGCTAACTTGTATAACTAACAACTGTTAGCATCACGGTGGATGTCCAATTAGTTTAACGTAATATTGACGTACAAGCTGCCCGTGGATAAGGAAGAGGTGACTTGTTGGTAGCTTTGTTTGTGCGGGTAAGTAGTAACGTTAGAGCTAGCATGTTAGCTAACACGGAAATTATGCTATTGGAATGTCAACGTTAGCCTCAGCTAGCTGTTGCTAGGTGTGTTGATTTGAGTCATTACTGGTCCTTTCCGGCCCTGACTACGCTAAGTGGGTTTGGTTTTAAACCGGTTTAAGCTAACCTTACCAGCTGGGCCTGACGCTGTTTATTTTAACTTGGATTCACGCTAACCAAGGCAAAGGCACAGCCGGGTTAGCAGCACGTGGAGCTGGGAGTCAGGCGAAAAGGAGCCCGACTGGACTTTAAATCAGCGAAACACAAACTCTAGCTGTATGATCGAGTACTTTCTACTCTACTGCATATATCTGACAGCTTAAGTTACTTTTCACATCAGTTTAATCCCCTCTCTGTTGAGTGAAAGCTATGTATCTCCAGATGTTTTGATTTGGATTATCTCCTTCCAGTTCTCCTTCTAAAGCTAAATTAAATCTTTTGAAAAGCTCTTGGAGCCTTTTGCAAAGCTGAAGAAACTTTTCTGACCCTGGtatgaatgcaggacttttaactttaacttttaaccacagtgtggtattagtacctttactgcagtaaagtaTCTGAGTACTTCTAGTCGCAATACAGCTGCATATTTCACATTTAGGTCTGAAGTGGCCCCAGTCACATGTGTACAGCTCTGGGAAGTATTTTGTGTTAAGTTGATTAGTATTTTGTGTTAATAAGTTGATTAGTATTTTGTGTTAAGTTGATtagtattttgtattaataagtTGATtagtattttgtattaatagTTGATTAGTATTTGTGTTAAGTTGATTAGTATTTTGTGTTAAGTTGATTAGTATTTTGTGTTAATAAGTTGATTAGTATTTTGTGTTAAGTTGATtagtattttgtattaataagtTGATTAGTATTTTGTGGACAGAAGTGTGCATCTGTGATGGCAGGAAGATTTTACAGAGTGTTAATTGCAATTTCCCCTTGCGAGactaataaattattatttagatatcttctctcccccccccccccatctaacAGCAGTTTTGTTTTCCCAAACTCCAGTTAACTGGGATCCTTCctggtgtatttgttttgcacttGGAGGCAGCGTCATTTCCCTAAGAAAGAGCCGGAGGGGCTGAGGAAACAGcttgtgttttggtgttttaaaacctTCTTGTGGCAGCAACGAGGCAGTGATGTTCCCTGTACGGGACCCTACACCATCTCTGACAGAATATCACATCTGGTTGCCGTGTGATGTCCGGGTGCTTTGTACTAATCAAACTGCAAACCGCTAACTGTCCTTCCTATCCGTTGTATTTCTATGATTCAAACAGTTCATtagtggatttttgtttttgtctccacACAGAAGACTTATGAGGTCCTGCTAGCAGAGCAAGATGTTCAACAAGTCATTTGGAACTCCCTTCGGTGGAGGGACGGGGGGGTTTGGCACCGCATCGACCTTCGGACAGCAAAGTAAGTCGTTTTAGTTACTCGTTTGATTCATTAAACTCTGGGGAACATCGTGGCTAGGGCTGCGTAATAATCCAAACTTGGAGTTCCTGACTTCATTATTCTCTTGAGGCCCGGATATTTAAGCCTTTTAACAATGTGTACACGTAGAGAAGCGGCAGCAGGAATGGTATTGTTTACGTTCTTACCTTCGTACGTTGCGTGTGCCTGGAGAATTAAACGGGGATCCACTAGGGGGGCGGATCAGGCCGTCCCCAATTATGTGTGAATTGCATCTTGTGATGCTTAGTGTTGATTTCTTTAGATATTCTAAACCCACGCTCCAGTGGAATACGTGGCAGCCGTCTCACGAACGCAAACGATTAGTTAAGAGCACGTAT
Coding sequences:
- the LOC116678992 gene encoding odorant receptor 131-2 encodes the protein MSYANQSVTNVSAEQQYQGLLERLIFSTVTTVPCCVFLFLNGTMLFTLRSKTVFCETSRYILLFNLLFADTVQMSLSQLLYILAAVGLRLTYPLCGVLTMLSDLTNEISPLTLVVMSVERYVAVCYPLRHSTLVTIRNTVVAIVGVWVFSSLNVLTKVILLLDFPFKDLESLQMRDYCSGIAMFLGPMSDSYNKAYTCVLFVSAGVAVTSSYIGVTIAARSASTDKASARRARNTLLLHLVQLGLSLSFSIYNPLLTALYRVAARIVFVRAQNVLYVLMCILPRCLSSLIYGIRDQTIRPVLMDQLCCRLRRSVVPAKMER